Within the bacterium genome, the region GTTGGTTGGGATTTGGTTTCGGCGCCCTGTTCATCGCGCTGGGCAACTATCTGCCGCAATTGCCGCGCAATTTTTTCTTCGGGGTCCGTTCGCCCTGGACCCTGGCCTCTGAAGAGGTTTGGAAACGCACGCATATCGTCTCCGGTTATTGTTTTGTCGCCGGCGGCCTGCTGATGATCTTGCTGGCCCTGTTCAACGTCAATATGATCTGGAGCATGCTCGGCATCGTGGTGCCGGTCTCCCTGTTCTGCTCGTTTGTCTATCCCTATTTCTTGTTTAAAAAATTGCAAAAGGAAAATGGCAAAGATGTCCAATTATAGGAAGGTAATCATGAAAAAATTAAGTTGGGGCATCCTGTTGCTGGTCGCCGTTGCGCAAGCCGCCTCTCACCCCCCCTGCGTGGGCACCTGGCTCGGAGCGCTTAAAGTGTCGGGCATGGAATTGCGCATCGTCTTTAAAATCACCGCGGCGGCGGACGGTGCTTTTACCGCTAAAATGGACAGCCCGGATCAGGGCGCGAAAGACATTCCAATGGAGGCAGTCGTCTGCCGCCAGGATTCGATCATGATCACCTGTGCGGCGATCATGGGCTCCTATCAAGGCGTTCTAAGCAGCGACGGTGAATCGATCCAAGGCACCTGGAAACAGGCCGGCATGACGCTGCCGCTGAATCTGAAAAAAGTGGCAGAAGCGCCGGCCGTTCGGCGGCCGCAACATCCGCAAAAGCCTTATCCCTATCTCGAAGAGGAAGTGACCTTTGAAAACCGCACGGCTGGAATCCACTTGGCCGGAACCCTGACCCGGCCGAAAAGCGGTGGTCCCTT harbors:
- a CDS encoding SdpI family protein, with amino-acid sequence WLGFGFGALFIALGNYLPQLPRNFFFGVRSPWTLASEEVWKRTHIVSGYCFVAGGLLMILLALFNVNMIWSMLGIVVPVSLFCSFVYPYFLFKKLQKENGKDVQL